One Vicia villosa cultivar HV-30 ecotype Madison, WI linkage group LG5, Vvil1.0, whole genome shotgun sequence genomic window, GGAGGAGCTTATTTACTATGATTTTAGGCTATAAATTCAGAATGTTGTGTTTGAGTTTAAGTTGAAGGAATATTTTGCAATTGCATCCAAAGGTGTGTGCATTTGGTTTTTGTCTGGAATGAAATGTTTCTGACTAATTTTCTCAGGCAAGGATACTCACAGAACCTGGATTTGATGCTTTTGAAGGGAATCCACCACCGAGCGAGCATGATGGTTCTAATCATGAAAGTTCACTTCATCATCCTGAAGTTTTTCCTCTCACCGACAACTTAAATCAATTTGGATGTGGAAATCAAGAGCAGGGAAGCAGTCATAATGAGTATTTTAGTGTTTTAGACGAGCTGAAAACGAAGAGTTCTGTGGAAGACACTGAAAAGGATACAAGCATTCCAGACGGAAATACTTCTTGTCTTGCAACGTGCACAACAAGTGATATGGATAATGATCCTATGAGAACTTCTTTTAGTTATGAAGCAATGGAGCAGGAAGATAAAGAACATGGTGGTTTCACATCATGTGTTGGAACTCGTTGGTTCCGGGCTCCGGAGTTGCTTTATGGATCCATAAACTATGGTTTAGAAATTGATCTCTGGTCACTTGGCTGTATTTTTGCGGAACTCATGACTCTGAAACCCTTGTTTCCTGGAACGGCTGATATTGACCAGCTCAGCAAAATTATTAATGTTTTGGGCAACCTTGACGAGAGAGCTTGGCCTGGCTGCTCAGAACTTCCTGATTACAGAATAATCTCGTTTAGCAAGGTAGAAAACCCTCCTGGTGTTGAAGCCTGCCTGCCCAACCGCTCAGCCGATGAAGTATCTCTTGTCAAAAACCTGGTTTGTTATGATCCGTCTAGGAGGGCTACAACAATGGAGCTACTCCAGGACAAGTACTTTAACGAAGAACCTCTTCCTGTTCCCATTTCTGAGTTGCGAGTTCCTCTGACTAGAAATACTGAAGATGAGGATTCTATTGGTGGGTGGCAGGATTACAATGACATGGGTTCTGATTCTGATTTCGATGACTTTGGCCCTATGAATTTCACCAGAACTGACAATGGTTTCTCCATACAGTTTCCTTGAACTTGATGAATTTCAGGTACACCATATTCTTGGAATCGCTGTTTCGTTTGTGTTGTTTAACTTATATTTTCTCACGGAACATCATCTGATGTTTCCATTTGTGCTGCTCAACTTATATTATATTCGCATCTTGTGGAGAGTCTGATGTTTCCATATGTGTTTCTCGGCTTACATTTTACTCGCGGAACATCATGTGGAAAGTCTGCAGTGATGAGACTATTTGTAAGGAAATCTATTTTTCTGTTATGACATGTGTTGTGAATTATAGTATAATCAGTGTAAAGCAAGCAGCATGATGATGGATTGTATGTTAGTGTTACAATGATATATGTTGTTGATGTAGTACAGCATTTTTTGAACACTGAACTTTTAACGAGTGGAATAAACTCCTACCTTTATGGTTTAAACTTTAAATCCACATGGAAATTTTGCAATGCAACTGTATACATAGAAAGCCAAATGCTACATGCTCTTTGTTCCTTGAAATCCTTATTCTCTTAAAACTGGATGAAAAATGAAGGATATTACTACATTAAGCACCACCAAGCACCACCAAGCACCGAGTATACAACTGCATAAAATCTTTGTTTTGTCCTGTATCCTGATTGGTTATGTCCACTCAATATATTTTTTGCCTGTGTTCTTATCTATCCATCCAATCTGAAAGGGAACTGAAGTCAAAGCATAATCTTGTGTAGTCATGCAACCTGTCTCTGATAATGAATACTATTTGCTCTGCAGACATAACCTAAAATCGGCTGTAGGTTTCTGTCTGCTCTTTGATTAAAATAAGTTGCTTATGTTCTTCTTTTATTGATTCTGTATTATAGAAGTTTTATtataagtattatttttatatatgtatttaacAAAGGCTATATCTTGTGAGTTGTGATTTATGTAGGTATTACTATTGTTCTTTTCCCCCTCTCTAATACCGAGCAAGTCAGACATCTTGATTGTAGAGAGTGCACTGAGTGCACGGGTTATATTATATTCATCTCAAGTTTTAAGTAGTTTTAAGTATTATTTAGATTTATCGTAGTTTAATTATCATAAGACAATTAGAGGTCTTATTTAACTTGGatttaatattgacaaatttataaGTCCTATTCATTCATTCgtgataaattttaaattttgtgtgGTAGTTCGTCATGTATGCGATCATGATTATAGATAGTGTTAAACATCAAACTACATGTTTAACAATTCTTTTTATTGAATGTTTATATccacagaaaaataaaagaataaagaaaatgatttagactttaagaaaaaaaataatttagacTTTGAAGATTGATCACCATgcctcttttattcttttatgcCCCACCCAAAAAGAATCGAAGGTGGTTTGACTTTATGATAGACTAAACAATTGTTATGTCTTCAACAAGTCGAGTTCATATCATTGagttatttgaattgtaatgGGTAGTTCAATTGAGGGTTAACTTGTCCACACCAAATGATTATTAAGAGAAACTGTGTTCACTTTAATGTATTTATGGTTTTACTTGATTCTAAAATATGAGTGAGgattctttcatttcttaaaaGGAGTAGAGTTTTGAAAAATGGAGAGCTTTGTTACTAAAGTTTGTTTAAATGTATAAATGCATATATGTTTGAGAGTGATAATATGTATTTTGTGTAATTTGATTTCTTATAATCTCAGCATTActaattgaaagaagaaaaaaaatcccTGCCCTCTTTTAATTAGATGTTTTTTGTCTGTTTTTATTTTGATTGCAACAATATAAAGACAACTATCGCCATTTTAAAGATGATTTAAGAGTTTTTTATGTCAATTGAGACAATAATTATGCCACTTCGAACAATTATTGTTAATtcgatatttatttcatttcatattaaaa contains:
- the LOC131603860 gene encoding cyclin-dependent kinase F-1; translated protein: MGTERPSKSWSIHTRSEIIANYQVMERIGSGAYADVYRGRRLSDDLTVALKEIHDYQSAFREIEALQMLQGSQNVIVMHEYFWREDEDAVLVLEYLTTDLTTVISNASKEGASLPVGEMKRWMIQILSGLDACHRNMIVHRDLKPSNLLISDSGVLKLADFGQARILTEPGFDAFEGNPPPSEHDGSNHESSLHHPEVFPLTDNLNQFGCGNQEQGSSHNEYFSVLDELKTKSSVEDTEKDTSIPDGNTSCLATCTTSDMDNDPMRTSFSYEAMEQEDKEHGGFTSCVGTRWFRAPELLYGSINYGLEIDLWSLGCIFAELMTLKPLFPGTADIDQLSKIINVLGNLDERAWPGCSELPDYRIISFSKVENPPGVEACLPNRSADEVSLVKNLVCYDPSRRATTMELLQDKYFNEEPLPVPISELRVPLTRNTEDEDSIGGWQDYNDMGSDSDFDDFGPMNFTRTDNGFSIQFP